From Solanum lycopersicum chromosome 8, SLM_r2.1, the proteins below share one genomic window:
- the LOC138337947 gene encoding uncharacterized protein: MRGAHIPPVIIRPVPQLPMTNPKAVPWNYEPIVVTYKGKEIDEEIDEVGGITRSGRCYVPMELRKTKNDQIQVKSLVTEGEAEEFLRNMKLSDYSVVEQLRKTPAQISLLSLLIHSDEHRKAVMKIFNETHVPSKVTVSQLEKIAGRIFEVNRITFSDDELPKEGTGHNQGLHITKLNVSAERVRPNNVCVRDFHGSKTDVIGEIELILTIGPVDFTVNFQMLDINASYNLLLRRPWVHRAGAVPSTLHQMIKFEYDRQEVIVHGEGDLSIYKDSSFPFIGADNEYEALVYQASEVVFIENVPEGSVISKPNMPIASVMVVNELLKHGFEPGKGLGIYLQGSAYPVSLRKSIGTFGLGYQPRVEDKMKAKKQKRGVWSLTKPIQPIYKSFIKARATESYQSSFPEPMMKVSEEMINYFQDLFVEVDMVELGEGTSDRDVQFIGPDVNLNNWKATPLPVKDESCSFYVDSSDMICMQNFLPDLNIQSNLRPNIEIISREIEYDEDRVFEELRRDFNHFENKSNPNMSETETINLRDQEIIKETKISVHVRHQKDDIIQALFDYKDVFASAYDDMTRLSTDMVVHKLLIDPNFSLIKQKLRKLKTDMSIIIKEEITKQLEAKVIEVFQYPSWLANIIPVPQKDGKVRMCVDCRDLNKASPKDVFPLPNIHILLDIEGKVTEMVVNADAVKRYYI, from the exons ATGCGAGGGGCCCATATTCCTCCTGTGATTATCAGGCCAGTACCCCAGCTCCCAATGACTAACCCCAAAGCTGTTCCTTGGAATTATGAGCCTATTGTCGTGACATACAAGGGAAAAGAAATAGatgaagaaatagatgaagTGGGAGGAATAACCCGTTCAGGAAGATGTTATGTCCCTATGGAattaaggaaaactaaaaatgaccaaatacAAGTAAAGAGTTTGGTCACTGAAGGAGAGGCAGAGGAATTTCTAAGGAATATGAAACTATCAGACTACTCCGTGGTggaacaattaagaaaaactcCAGCCCAAATATCTTTGTTGTCTTTGCTAATACATTCTGATGAACATCGTAAGGctgtaatgaaaatttttaatgaaaCACATGTTCCTAGTAAAGTTACAGTGAGTCAGTTAGAGAAGATTGCTGGGAGAATATTTGAGGTAAACCGTATCACCTTTTCAGATGATGAACTACCCAAAGAAGGTACAGGACATAACCAAGGCCTACATATCACT AAATTGAATGTTAGTGCTGAAAGGGTCCGACCCAACAATGTATGTGTTAGAGATTTTCATGGGTCAAAAACAGATGTTATTGGTGAGATAGAGCTCATACTAACCATAGGTCCTGTGGATTTCACTGTGAATTTTCAAATGTTGGATATCAACGCGTCCTACAATCTATTGTTGAGGAGGCCATGGGTGCATAGGGCTGGAGCAGTCCCCTCAACGTTGCATCAAATGATTAAGTTTGAATACGACCGACAAGAGGTAATTGTTCATGGTGAGGGGGATTTGTCAATCTACAAAGACTCTTCCTTCCCTTTTATCGGTGCGGATAATGAGTATGAGGCACTAGTTTATCAAGCTTCTGAGGTAGTGTTTATTGAGAATGTCCCCGAGGGGAGTGTCATTTCAAAACCAAATATGCCCATCGCATCTGTAATGGTGGTGAATGAATTGCTGAAACATGGGTTTGAGCCGGGTAAAGGTTTAGGAATCTACTTGCAAGGAAGCGCTTATCCTGTGAGTCTACGAAAGAGCATCGGTACTTTTGGCTTAGGCTACCAACCTAGAGTCGAGGACAAAATGAAGGCAAAGAAGCAGAAGAGAGGTGTATGGTCACTTACCAAGCCTATACAACCAATCTACAAATCTTTCATCAAAGCCCGCGCAACAGAATCTTATCAATCATCTTTTCCAGAGCCAATGATGAAAGTTAGCGAAGAAATGATCaactattttcaagatttatttgtcgAGGTTGATATGGTGGAACTCGGAGAAGGCACTAGCGACAGAGATGTGCAATTCATTGGTCCTGATGTCAATCTAAACAATTGGAAGGCCACCCCTCTCCCCGTTAAAGATGAGTCTTG TTCTTTCTATGTCGATTCTAGTGATATGATATGCATGCAGAATTTTTTGCCAGATCTTAATATCCAATCTAATCTTCGAcctaatattgaaataataagtcGAGAAATCGAATATGATGAAGACAGAGTATTTGAAGAATTAAGGAGggatttcaatcattttgaaaataaatcaaatccAAACATGAGTGAAACTGAGACGATAAATTTGAGAGATCAGGAAATTATTAAGGAGACTAAGATAAGTGTACATGTACGACATCAAAAGGATGATATAATCCAGGCCCTGTTTGATTACAAAGATGTTTTTGCGTCAGCTTATGATGACATGACTAGATTAAGCACTGACATGGTTGTTCACAAGTTGCTAATTGATCCTAATTTTTCTCTGATAAAGCAGAAGTTGAGAAAACTAAAAACCGACATGAGTATAATAATTAAAGAGGAGATCACAAAGCAACTTGAGGCCAAAGTCATTGAAGTCTTTCAATATCCTTCTTGGTTAGCCAATATCATACCCGTCCCTCAGAAAGACGGCAAAGTTCGAATGTGTGTTGATTGTCGTGATTTGAATAAGGCAAGTCCAAAAGATGTTTTTCCTTTGCCTAACATCCATATTTTATTGG ATATAGAAGGCAAAGTGACAGAAATGGTCGTCAATGCTGATGCTGTGAAAAGATACTACATATGA